The Nocardia arthritidis genome has a window encoding:
- a CDS encoding class I SAM-dependent methyltransferase, giving the protein MHTDDDWLTDTRTSYDTVAVDYADRVRDAITRHRYLCGALALFAESVHAAGRGPVADIGCGPGQVTAHLHKLGVDAFGVDLSPGMITTARRDHPGPRFEVGSMTELDLPAASLAGLLCWQSLIHIPDDAVPKVFGHFHRVLRPGGPLQLLFHVGTGSELKKQGYGGHPMKVHVHRRQPDQVTTWLHDAGFEVEAQMLLDPGEKSSQAFLFAHREPSL; this is encoded by the coding sequence GTGCACACCGACGACGACTGGTTGACCGACACTCGAACCTCTTACGACACAGTCGCGGTCGACTATGCCGACCGAGTACGCGATGCCATCACCAGACATCGGTACCTGTGCGGGGCGCTTGCGCTGTTCGCCGAGAGCGTGCATGCTGCGGGCCGAGGTCCGGTTGCCGATATCGGTTGCGGCCCAGGGCAAGTCACCGCCCACCTGCACAAGCTGGGTGTCGATGCCTTCGGCGTCGACCTGTCTCCCGGGATGATCACGACGGCGCGGCGTGACCACCCCGGCCCGCGGTTCGAAGTGGGCTCCATGACCGAACTCGATCTCCCGGCCGCCTCGCTGGCCGGCCTGCTCTGCTGGCAGTCGTTGATCCATATCCCCGACGACGCGGTGCCGAAGGTGTTCGGTCACTTTCATCGAGTACTGCGTCCGGGCGGACCGTTGCAGCTCCTGTTCCATGTCGGCACCGGATCAGAATTGAAGAAACAGGGCTACGGCGGTCACCCGATGAAGGTCCATGTACACCGCCGCCAGCCGGACCAAGTGACCACCTGGCTACATGACGCCGGATTCGAGGTCGAGGCCCAAATGCTGCTGGATCCGGGTGAAAAATCCTCGCAGGCATTCCTTTTCGCACAC